agtccccttaaaatcataaattaataatacatctatatattttttatataagtacaaactaaacattacattatttgttttatattcacgaTGAAAATACATctatttttcttaacattttactatattttgataatatttagtaaaattatatcgaaaaccacataacaaaataaaaatatataccaaataagataattaaacaatatgaaagtcaaatattttatttttttataaacaaaatattcaaaaaataaactttggtaaattaatatctctataaattaataaaattttaaagtttcaacattattaatttatagaggttttactgTAATATAATACATTCATTTTGAATTAAAGttatattgttaaatcttttgAAAATGACGTgtcaatatataataaattttcctttttcccTCCTATATATCTTGTTTTCGTAcgaaaaatatagtaataaagaTTGAAGTTATGCAGATAATGacatatttcatttaatttttctttttttttctgttgtcgTCTCTAATTTAATTACATGTTTAGATGTCATCCCGATTTATAGCATTCGTTACACAATCAAAATCAAATCGACTAGTTGGGTGTCGGAAAAATAAACATCACCATCGTGTTCTTCTGCcattaaatttttcaccatctttctTCCACCTCCAACTGTCCTAGACAGCTATTCTCCACCTCCTCTAGCTTTCCTCTTCTGTTTCTCTATCAACCccccagagagagagagagaatcaaaCATCTCAGAAGAACCCAGAAagagaaaccaaaccaaatcttTCAAAGCTCAGTGTTTGTTAAATTCAACTCGAAAATGGGTTCTTCTACTTCAAAAacatcttcttcagcttcttctactTCTGTCTCTTCTTCCCCGGCGACGAAGCTCGCCTCCGACTCCCCTTCTCCGGCGATCCACAAAGCTTTCTCTTTTCCGACGCCGTTGGTTCACCATCCTCCGGCTAGAAAAGGCGACACTCACCACCTCGTTTCCCTCACTTCCACCTCATACGGCTCTCTCCTCCTCAAAAGCTCCTCCGACCAAGAGACGCCTCCTCGTATCTCAATCTCCGACAAGAACACGACAGATCCGGTCTCGCGCGACTCGTTCTCTCCCGACTCGGTCATAAACACATGGGAGCTTATGGACGGCTTGGACGACGAGTTCGAATTCGAAATCCCCAAAGCTGATAAGCTTAGTTCCGGTCAAGATTCGGATGTTTGCCCTAAACCCGACCCGAATCGAAATGGGTCTGCTTTGAGATTGGACGAATCTTACGAATTCGTGAGGACCGGACAAGACGAAGAAGATTGGGTCCCGTTGTCTTATAAACCAAAGCAACCGCTTTGGAAGCATTTGTCTGAAGAATCTTTCTTGTCTGGTTTAGATCCTAGCATTGTCTCTTCTTACAAGAAGGCTTTGTCTTCTAAGCAGTTAACCAATCATAGTAGTATCAATGTCGACACTAGAAAACCTCTCACAACCACAAAGTCCCTCTCTTTCATAACCAGCGAGCCAAAATCTGTTTGCGCTAAACCGAGATTACATGGAGCAGAAGACAAGATTGTGCTCTACTTCACAACTCTCCGAGGAATTCGAAAGACGTACGAGGATTGCTGTTGTGTAAGGATGATATTGAGAGGGCTTCAAGTTGCAGTAGACGAGCGTGATATCTCTATGGATTCTAAATACAGGAAAGAGCTTCAAAGCTTGCTCGGTGCTGGAGAGAAACCAAAACCGGTTTGTTTGCCTCAGGTGTTTATCAGAGGAAGCCACATTGGTGGCGTCGAGGAGATTATGAAGCTAAACGATAACGGTGAGTTAGCTGAGATGTTGAAAGATTTCCCTGCTTGTGAATGCTTGGGGACGTGCCGGAGCTGTGGTGATGCAAGGTTTGTGCCTTGTAGTAATTGTGATGGTAGCACTAAAGTGTTTGAAGAGGAACGGTTCAAGAGATGTCCGAAATGCAATGAGAATGGATTGGTGCGTTGTCGTCAGTGTTGCGTCTAAGTAACCTGTTGAATCAGAAGATGTGTGGGTGAAAGGGACTTAGATTGAGTGTATGAACtgtaaaagagaagaagattaagagagagatgatgattcttacTAAGATGGTATTGGGTTAGTATGGTATATTGGAATAAGAATTGGCTCAAGTCTAACTATTGTTACTCTCTTGTCTGGTGgtgttttttgtttgtattatatttgtttttggcCTGATACTTTTCACATCCAAAtgattattactattttattttaagtacaTAACATATTAGATGATGATTGGTATTTCGCATGATGGCAAAAAATCATTCAGACGTTTTGTTGCAGAGTTTTATCAATGAAAAGTTTGTGCAAAGGGGATTTTTGATCATTCATAAATTTAACTATGAAATTATCATTCTTTCATGAGTTGTTTTAACGCTTAAtagttactagattttgatccgcattTTAAAAGCGCAGAATATTTTTCGGTTTTATAGTAACAacttttattagaattttaacaTTTGAGTTTAGATACTTATAAGTtactttgtttttgttcaaaaaaaaataataagttactttgtttttatattatacATCTTTTTGGGTTAAAAGTGCGTGActtattaattttgatataatatgtTACAAAAGATTTAATGATAATATGTGTATTtaattagtattgatatttgAAAGTATAGAACACACACTTTCATTAGTGAAATGTAATAAAGATATAGATTGtcgattcaaaataaaataaaatttctcatATCCTATACTTATATCATAGTCTAAAGAATGATACGATTATAAATCCATAATTGTTTCTCATTGTTGGGCTTTTATTGTAAAATTAACTCAATTTTTTTGATtacataataatttaatatatattaaaatctataattttttattaattttatttatattttcaaaatttatatatgtgatatggtttaataaatttattaacaattggTGGGCTTAGTTTAAAATTGGAGTACAAATATGAACTTGtccttaaaataatttttaattacattCCTATTCTATTGAAAAACTAATAATCCTAACCTCttgcatttattattttttgtcaattaaaacaatcataaaatataTCTCAACTGATTTTCAAAActctcaaaaaaaattttttaatgAACTTTCCAATTAGTTGTTACAAAAggaatattctttttaaaaaatatcaccaACACCTAAAATACACAAATTAATATATGCCAGTGGGGGaccctaaaatttttttatgtggAGTCAAAAAGGTTCAACAGTGTAGATTAAGTGAATCGAACTTGTGTTTTGTGGGATCAGCACTGCACTACCTAACCAACTACACCACATATCATTAATGAAACAAGCTCACAAATtaaattcttattatttttgtgGTGTCAACTGACACCATTAATCTTCAAGTGGGTCCGCCACTGGTATATGCTAACttctaaaataacaaaatagttCCAAAAATGATCTAGATATATTACTTCAACTACATTAATAGTAGTCCCTAATCGCTattaattttattgttgttaataGTAATATAgattgtatatacaaaaaaaaaggtttcggctacctttttatttgggttttggttattttttaaaaataaattatagtgTAAGTCAAATAATATAGAAAGTCAAACGATATTCCTTGCAAAATTCatgtagaaaatattttggatctggtgtctttttaaaattttaaatttttcattcgTGAAATTCATACAAATAATGTTGAATACTAAAATaccacaaataatattttattgaacAATATTATCTCTTTTCTTAATGTGGAACATATAGCCAATGAAAGATTATAAATggttttaaaacaattttttaaattaataaaatagaaaagaatCTCCGGAAGATTTATTAAAtgccaaaatatttttatataatatatgggTTAGACTATTGTGATTCACGATTAGGGACTACTATTAATGTAGTTGAAGTAATATATCTAGATCATTTttggaactattttttgttattttagcaTTTAGCATATACTAATTTGTGTATTTTAAGTGTtggtgatattttttttaaaagaatattctttttgtaaCAACTAATTGGAaagtttattaaaactattttttttttggaaagttttgaAAATCAGTTGAGAtatattttatgattgttttaattgacaaaaaataataaatgcaaGAGGTTAGGATTATTAGTTTTTCAATAGCATAGGaatgtaattaaaaattattttaaggaCAAGTTCATATttgtacttcaattttaatagtatagatagatattTGCATCATGTCAgaaaatttatgtaaaattttctCATTAAATTGCATCACTGGTAATACattgttttctttataattCCGGATGATAATGgtaataaattgttttcttgatgattcAGGATGATAATTTCATCATTTGATTAGCTATATATAGATTGAACTCGAAAGAAATTGGCAGGATATTTTCATTATGGATaacatgtttttatatttagGGTTTGTATTGCAACATCAAAGAAAATACTTAGCTTGTTAGTCAGTCAGTTTATAAACCTTATATCAAGCAAAGGTAAAGCGGAATGTttacaaaaacattcaaatccATTCTGGTGGGATTTTTGGCCGAAGAGAAGGCCCAAAAGCTTCCTTTCTTGGGAACTCTCCCCAAAATTTGTagtacataaataaataaattaatcaatATAAATTCCCTAATAAAAAAAGCCAAAAATTAAACGTCATCGTTTTTCATTCGCTTTTAAAGTCCACTACTCTACTTATCTAGTTGACTCAGGCAGACAGTGGttagtgacaaaaaaataagatgGAGGGGATAGGGAACGACAAGAGTTCGTGTTCGAGTTCGAGTACAGTTCCGGGTCCTTGTCTGAGCAAGTACGTGGATCCATCGAGCGAAGAGTCTCACAGATACTATCTCGCGAGGCGGAACGCCTTGGAGATGCTCAGAGACAGAGGCTATGAAGTATCCCTCGAAGATACCAATCTCTCCCTCCAGGATTTTCGAACTGTTTACGGCGAACGTCCCGACGTTGACCGCCTCCGTATCTCCGCTCATCATCGCTCCGATTCTTCCAATAAGGTTATACCAATCGTTTCGTTTTTgcttattgattttttttttcccattTCTAGAGGTTTTGTTTCTATATGCATGTTTGAGGGTTTGCAAAGATGTGAACTTATCTCCGTATTGAAGCCTATATTTGCTCGGATGACCAAATCTTAGGCTTTTGGGAGTATGGTCTTGTTATGGTGATGCATGTCATTGTCTCTAGTTGATGAAACTAGTACTATATGGTCCGTATTAAGTACTATGACTTATCTGTTTCTCCTCTGAAAACTTTGTAAATGTGATAATTCTTCTGGTTAAGACTTAAGAAGTGACAATGATTCCTTAGATTATATACTGTGACTTGAGTGATCTCCTTGCCGTTTAGAGCATTTCTCAAATGCGTTAGGTCTGATAGCTACAAGTTCACATCTTTGATTGTTAAAATGAGATCAAACTGCAAAAGAACGGTTAAGTttgattttatttgtaaaaactTAAGAACTGACAATGATTACTTGAATGGTGACTTGAATGATTTCTACTCGCTTTAGCGCATGTTTTAGATGCGTTAGTTTTGATAGCTACAAGTTCACAGCTTTGATTGTTAGTATGAGATCATACTGCAAAATAACGGTTAAGCTGATATGTTTTGTTGTTAGTAGGAACGATATTGTCattcttttataacaaaatattggcAGGTGGTTTGCTTATGTCTTTGGTTTCTTTAGTAACACCAGACTGCATATCTATTGTTTTACAAATTCTTAGTTACTTATGAAAATGTATACTATTCTCAACTTGTGATGCTGCTTACACCAGTTCAAGTCTTATGTTATAACACTTATCATCTGAAGTttgttattatttgttttattttttcaggtAAAGGTTGTCTTTTTTGGTACTAGTAAGGTTAAAGTCAACACAATCCGGAGTGTTGCAGCAGAGATACTTAGCCAAGAGACCATAACCGGGCTGATACTGGTTCTCCAAAACCAAGTAACCGATAAAGCCTTGAAAGCCATTGAGCTTTTCACTTTCAAGGTCGAGATATTCCAGGTACATACatactacatatatatatatatatatatattttttttttttttgttggggaCAACTTCAAAGCTGTAACACCTAGTTTTCCTTCTTGCTGTCTCGTTAAGATAACCGACTTGCTAGTCAACCTAACCAAACACGTACTGAGCCTGCGTCATCGTGTTCTGACTGATGGAGAGAAGAAAGCACTTCTCAAGCACTTCAACATCGAGGAAAAACAGGTACATTATCTTTAAACTTGGACTGATTATCAACTCAAGCTTCTCAATAACTGTTTTCGAATATTAACTTGCTAGCTTCCTCGGATCTCAAAGAAAGACGCGGTTGTGCGGTACTATGGATTAGAGAAAGGACAAGTTGTGAAAGTGAGTTACAGAGGCGAACTCACTGAGTCCTATGTTGCCTACCGATGTGTGTGGTGAAGTGcaccaattaaaaaataaacattctGTTTGCTTATTTTCGGCAAAAAAAACTTCTGTAAGATGTTTTGTAGGTTAAGATCCTTTGCTTTAAGGACAAGACTAagtttttgaagtaaaaaaaaatgtattaaagATTCTTTGCTTGTCTTGAAAACATTTCCCCTTATGTGCCTCCCTTAAAAAGAACAGTTTCTGTACGTTTTAGCGAAACACAAATAAAGAGACATGGAGACTCCACCATTTATTCGAAGTTTCGGTGACAATCAAAGCTCCTTGATGGATCGGTTCGAGCGGTTATCTTTCGAGGCTCACCTCAGCAATGCTTTGCTTGGTCGGAGCCTATCCGAGTCAGGTTTCTCTTCCATGTACAATGCTGTCCTCGATGATCCCCCGCCGGTACATGTGGAGGATCAGGATTGCCACAGAGTCCGGAGAGGATTACGTTTGAATAAGATGTTAAAGAACCTGATGAAACCAATTAGATACTGTAGCAGAAGAATCAGCAGAGGAAAGAAACAAGATGGTTATGATTTAGATGCCAGGAGCTTTAAAAAGTGGCAGACTTTCAGCAAATCTGTCCGTTTGTTTTGAAGTTATTTAGTGCTAATGACAGTATTAACTACAAAAAAACATGCTTGTGTTTAGGGGATATGCTGAAGTTTAgcatttgtttttcttttgtatgaaAAGATGTAATCACATACTTTACATAACAATTAAAACTCTTCATGTCACTTGCTGAACCTAATGAATAAATGTAACATCAGAGATCAAAACATTGAGGCTTTGAGTAGTGTATGTATCTATACATTTTGTTACTATTTGAACCGAACCACAATTATTCTGTATGTTaccatttatgcatcaaaacgTTGAGCATGCTTTGATGCAAATGACTATTCAGTCATTCAGATGATACATGTAATGTACACATGAGATTTTTTAGTGGTCTTGCATTATAAACACTCTACCTAGATGACACATGCATGCCAGCGAGTACCAAGAGGATTAGGTGTGAATAAGGGTACTTTGAGCAAACTATGTCTGATTATTTTGAGTATACATTTAGTTATCTTTCTAATGACAGTACAAAACTATATAACATGCCCTCTGTTTTAGTGGATGCCGAAACTagcacttgttttttttttcctttggtaagagaaaaagaaaaatctaatcCAACGGTTGAGAGTAGTTTCTGTATTAATCCAAAGGTTGTGGTCTCCTGCCATTAAACTCGGTAAAGCAGACGAAGATACAACTCTGCCTACAACCTTAAAGACAGGGAGGCTgaacaaaaaacaaacacaacttTGTTTCGATTCACAACATCTGTGTGTTCTACTCCTCCTCCGATTTCATACGTATTGGTAAGTCTCTCGCATCCCAAATCTTGTTGAATAAAGTCGAAAGCCCAAAACTTGCTGTCGAATCAGGACTGATTACATCTCTTGGTAATACTCGTATAGAATCTGGCGTGGAAGCTTCTAAGTACAAagcttttgttttgttctaGCTGAGTTAagtggaagagagagagagagagagagagctaaaAGGACACgactttgttgttgttgaaggtACAATTTAAAATGCTTTTTGCAGTAACAAATTTAACATCTTTATGACACTTGGTGGAAGAGTCTTTGGAACTTTCTCGTGTTGTGgctattgttgttgttgctctgATCCAAAGATCTTGACTTTGGCTTTGCtttctgattttattttttcctaCTCAAATTGAGAGTCAACTTGGATATGCGTTCAGCGTTTTTACTTTCAACTCGTCAAGTACGCAATTTATGAACTTTTGATTGTCAGTTTCGCCTACTGCATCATTTTGGATTCATTCACTTGCTTATGCGTGTCCTTCGGGTTGTGTTGATACTTATCTCCATTTTGCCATTATTATATTTCCTCATTTTTCTTTGGTAAGTCACGTTTTATCAATTTTTCATGTGATGCAACTCTGATCTGTCTGAGAAggcattgggttttggccatgTATAGTTTTCACTTTTTTGTGATTGATTCCGTATCTGATTCTTGTTTAATTcgcatattatttttatttttgtaacttaCTAGcgcttcttttcttcttcctctttcaacttGGTAGTCTTATGGGTACCTAGGAGAAGAAGGGACTTGTTGTTGTGGCAGGCAAGGATCAGATGCATAGTACCTCCATCCCCGCTGGTGACCTTGAAAAGCAGCAGGACAAGGCTCCCGAGAAGCAGAGCGAGTCAGTAAATGAGTCTGCCACGGAGGTAAACCTCACCATTGTTGTCTGCAATGGAGATTCAAGTGGGGCACATGAAACCGTAGAGGTGGCTCAGATCTATGGCCCAGCTGAGAGGGAAGAGTCTCCCAAAAAGGTTTGCTTGTCCAGGAACTCCAGCTCTCACGAgcagtgtaggtcagctcccttCTCTTTTATTATTAAGACGGTTCCATTAATGTAAATTGATATGTTTTTGTGTGTTAATGAATCTGGCTCATATGTCATTGCTCTTTCCCTTTTTAATGGTGAGTAGGGTTTGTCAGCAAGAGAAGGAAGAGGCTTTGATCGAACTGGGGTGCCTATGTCGTGGTGGCCTTGCTAAATCCCATAGGTCATGCATAGATGCTTGGTTTCGCACAAAAGGCTCTAATCAGTGCGAGATCTGCCAGTGAGTAGACAATCCAACGTTTTTCTTGATTCAAAGGGAGGATACTAAGCTTACTGGTTCTTacgttttttctttgtttctgcaGGGCAGTGGCTGTCTACGTACCACCTCCAGAGACCCAACCAACTGTAAGtacatctttttatttgaacaaAGAAAGGATGTGTTACAGCTTGTTTAATTGTAATACATGATGGTGCTTATGAACAGACAAATTACTGGGTTTGGAGGATTGATCCCAGCTATAGACAAGAGCAGCGTGAGAGAGTAAGTGTCTCACATATAGAGAGATTAGCCATTTGCATTCAGTTTCTTATAAGTATTCGTGTGTCATCACAGGGATGTTTCAGTCCTCTGTGGGTAGCATTCTCAATTCTGATAGGCGGTCTAATGCTAGATGTGTTAATATCCATCACACTTGGTGTGTCTGCACTCCCGGTTAACATAATAATCGGTACGTTTTGTCTTGTCACTGCAAGCTAAGTAGTAATCATTTGAACACTTATACATGGTGGTGGGGTGCAGGAGTGATAGTGGTGCTAGGGCTAGGAACAGCACTAAGGCTGACATTGGAGTTCTGCTACGAGTGGAGCTTGAGAAGAGCGGTTCAGAGGGCAGTGCAGAGGAGAGAAACAGCCTTTAATAACATTGCATACCCATCTGCCTTGTAAGAGACTAATGTCAAGTTGGAGGTATCTTGTGTGTGTTAGTGTGTATGTAAAAAAGTTGTGTGAAACAAGTGTGATTGTTTTACATGCATTGCTGAATTTGTTGGGAGCATCAACTTTCTGTAGCTCCAAACGTTTACAAAATTAGTGTTAACCCCCAACACGTTCAGAAATTTCTCTAATTTGTCATTGAGTAAAAACTCCATGGTTGATTTTATCTCAAATGGGTTAAATTGACTAAATAGAAGATATGGGATAGATGTCGAAAATAGAGGGGTGTGATTATTTTACGATGCTGAATTTGTTGggactaggcctgggcatttcgggtatcggttcggttcggttcgggtatttcgggtttcgggtagttcggatagtaGCTAGAagatccatttagtacttgacctattttcggttcggttcggttcggatagtttcgggttcggttcggttcggatagtaaatgtaggaaccggaaaatatccggaaaaagttcggttctcatttggatccggttcgggttcagATAGTTCGGGTACTTCGGATAATTTGGACAAAATATTGGttatttaaggtaaaatatcaaataattaggatgatttagataaaaaaattggatatttcggattactttggatatttcggataaaactatctggatagtttcggatactttcgggtagtttggatactttataataatttagttatcctcaactattttcaaatacttttaatagaattttaaattaaaaatatatatttagtgatgttatatgtatatataattaatatttttatatattcgggtacccgttcggttctcggttcggttccggttcggttcggttatttcggatataaaaatataggaaccgttcgggtatttgagggtattggtccggttccggtttcgggtatttcggttcggttcttgttcggttcttcggttccggttattttgcccaggcctagttGGGAGCATCAACTTTTGTGTAGCTCAAAACGTTTACAAAATTAGTATTAACCCcaacattttcataatttctcTATTTGTCATTTGAGTAAatgtttgattttaattttttatccaaaGTGGGTTTAAtcgaataaaataaaagatatgggATAAATGTGGGTAGATTTAGAAATTAGAGGGTCATGTTGCAAACTCTGGAAGGGGTAATAAATTCTTCTTTCCGCGTGACCTTGGGGAGCAAGTCCTCCAGTCTTCTTCTGCGAGAATCAGAAAAAGCGAAAATCGAAAGAAATGGATGCGAAGATCGGAAAATTCTTTGACTCCGTCGGTTCTTTCTTCAGCGGCGGCGATAAGATCCCGTGGTCTGAGGGAGATGTCATCGCTGTAAGTTTTCGAATAACTAAATCTCTGAGTTAAAATGGACTCGCAAGCTGATTTTACGGATATTAGAAGCTGTTCTTGGTGTGAATTTTTAGCAGTTTCTGGTGAGATTCATGAGAAATTAGGTTTGATTTCTTAATGATAGTTGGTTACTTGATCAATCAGTTgtgaaaaaaatcatgttcaagtGAGAGAGTGATTGCTGGTTGCTTGAAACTGCAGAGCTTTTACTAAAACGACACCGCATCATCGTAGTTTTATTTTGGTGTGGGACTTGTTCAGTGTTGAAGCTATGAATGAACtctgttgttgtttttgattttgatggAAGGGATGTGAAAGAGAGGTTCGAGAGGCCACAAACTCTGGCAATGAAGGACTGAAGAAAGAGTGTCTTATGCGGTTGTCCTGGGCTCTCGTTCATTCCCATCAACAGGATGATGTTCAACGTGGGATAGACATGCTTGAAGGTAAGCTAGCAACAAAAACAAtcctatcttcttctttttgcaaACCATGGCTTGTTATGCATCATGAGATTTGATAAAACTTGTTTGGtttgttgttcttgttgttgCAGCGTCTCTTGCGAACAGTGCTCCTCCTTTGGAAGACCGAGAGAAGCTCTATCTCCTTGCTGTTGGTTACTACAGGAGTGGGGATTGCTCCAAGAGCAGGCAGCTCATTGACCGCTGTATCGAGGTTTCATCCACTTCTTTCCAACTCTCTTTTCTTTAGTATACGTTAACTTATTACTTTgtgattatataaatatatatatctgtgATCTTTAATGGATGCTATGGTTTGGTAGATGCAACCCGATTGGAGGCAAGCTTTGGTACTAAAGAAGTGCATCGAAGACAAAATCACAAAGGGTAAGCCAACTCactcgtcaaaaaaaaaaaaaacaagaaacgaAAAGTTCCTAATTTGAGAGTCAGAGAGTTACCGAATAGTCTTTATTTGGGGTTGTATTGGCAGATGGAGTTATAGGGATAGGCATCACTGCTTCAGCAGTAGGAGCCGTAGGTCTGATAGCCGGTGGTATTGTAGCGGCGCTGGCTCGCAAGAAATGAACACGACGGTCCTTAACTTGTTAAGCTTGTGCATACAATAGCAGCAAGATGCTTTCTTTTAGTTTCTCTTTGAGAAAACTGTGTTTCCCTCTGCCTCCTCCTTTGACATTTTCAATAACGAAGTTTTGTGATGCATAAAAGTTTGAGTTGGATTTTTCATCTTTACTTGAGTGGGCaaattccttttaaaaaaaaaaaaaccataccATCTGAATCTTTCCCTGTTTCGTATATTGGCACATTTGACCACAATTAGCAAACATTCTCCCCAATTGATCTTGtaaattattaactttaaaataatgGTGGGATGTGGGAGTAAGAACATCTCCATCCATTAGAACCCATTAGAGGTCATAATGat
The window above is part of the Brassica napus cultivar Da-Ae chromosome C8, Da-Ae, whole genome shotgun sequence genome. Proteins encoded here:
- the LOC106411663 gene encoding uncharacterized protein At5g39865-like; the encoded protein is MGSSTSKTSSSASSTSVSSSPATKLASDSPSPAIHKAFSFPTPLVHHPPARKGDTHHLVSLTSTSYGSLLLKSSSDQETPPRISISDKNTTDPVSRDSFSPDSVINTWELMDGLDDEFEFEIPKADKLSSGQDSDVCPKPDPNRNGSALRLDESYEFVRTGQDEEDWVPLSYKPKQPLWKHLSEESFLSGLDPSIVSSYKKALSSKQLTNHSSINVDTRKPLTTTKSLSFITSEPKSVCAKPRLHGAEDKIVLYFTTLRGIRKTYEDCCCVRMILRGLQVAVDERDISMDSKYRKELQSLLGAGEKPKPVCLPQVFIRGSHIGGVEEIMKLNDNGELAEMLKDFPACECLGTCRSCGDARFVPCSNCDGSTKVFEEERFKRCPKCNENGLVRCRQCCV
- the LOC106412073 gene encoding DNA-directed RNA polymerase V subunit 5A, encoding MEGIGNDKSSCSSSSTVPGPCLSKYVDPSSEESHRYYLARRNALEMLRDRGYEVSLEDTNLSLQDFRTVYGERPDVDRLRISAHHRSDSSNKVKVVFFGTSKVKVNTIRSVAAEILSQETITGLILVLQNQVTDKALKAIELFTFKVEIFQITDLLVNLTKHVLSLRHRVLTDGEKKALLKHFNIEEKQLPRISKKDAVVRYYGLEKGQVVKVSYRGELTESYVAYRCVW
- the LOC106412064 gene encoding uncharacterized protein LOC106412064, which produces MHSTSIPAGDLEKQQDKAPEKQSESVNESATEVNLTIVVCNGDSSGAHETVEVAQIYGPAEREESPKKVCLSRNSSSHEQCRVCQQEKEEALIELGCLCRGGLAKSHRSCIDAWFRTKGSNQCEICQAVAVYVPPPETQPTTNYWVWRIDPSYRQEQRERGCFSPLWVAFSILIGGLMLDVLISITLGVSALPVNIIIGVIVVLGLGTALRLTLEFCYEWSLRRAVQRAVQRRETAFNNIAYPSAL
- the LOC106368029 gene encoding mitochondrial fission 1 protein A — protein: MDAKIGKFFDSVGSFFSGGDKIPWSEGDVIAGCEREVREATNSGNEGLKKECLMRLSWALVHSHQQDDVQRGIDMLEASLANSAPPLEDREKLYLLAVGYYRSGDCSKSRQLIDRCIEMQPDWRQALVLKKCIEDKITKDGVIGIGITASAVGAVGLIAGGIVAALARKK